A genomic segment from Salvia splendens isolate huo1 chromosome 13, SspV2, whole genome shotgun sequence encodes:
- the LOC121762010 gene encoding putative late blight resistance protein homolog R1A-10 isoform X2 encodes MAYAAVVSLSQTIDIFLDYHQNSISPQLKDAITSLHKHSVFLQSFFDEFPHKTNPWEEIINEATYMAERIIELQLTDSLLESSAGSSRSKLEQMRHQHPYGFNELKRATEQIQSIVDELKGERRVDGPDDELIEIISRLREGWTETIAIYGEEGVGKTTLARSAYNDPSIAEHFDVRAWATVSSEYDRPRVIRDLLRSMNVESSSNDEDELTQTLLENVRGKRYLIVLDDIRDFRDRAKLGILPKEGNGSRILLTTRLFIGSKFVDLFHKMSFMDEDNAWNLLEEKIFKGDPCPSQLVSAGKMIARSCRWVPWLIEVVCGVLAAADPTEAAWEDISENIRFAAFDYGNRHSRILSLGYTYLPHHLRPCLLYLGICRKIHVSKLVKIWAAEGFLNETECKSVEETGEEYVQDLVRRNLVSVCSRKSNGRIKSIEIEDFFMFDLCVKQGRVDSFSFRVDSGFRSSNWLKELKSCCGRVSCRIDEFYKCPNFLKGAYGSTIRTLMLYMSKSQPGFRLSMGNVRLLRILDLSNARHYDLPKGVFELCHLRYLAFYCGFSISKAISNLVNLQTLIICPRESDSIFAEFPDGIWRMPQLRHLLVSSFKLPTHSYVTSALVNLQTLSRVVNFICSRENLKMVPNLKKLTLFYSCRDMVEDYELHSLIYLQNLETLKIEMDWSFREQLKSMRCAFPPTLHKLSLSSVRLGWDDMRTVGLLPNLQVLKLRKHACTGDTWETSEGGFSQLTYLLIDESNLENWLTQTSHFPKLRSLLLRCCLRLLEVPNDIGQVPSLELIELDGQNNSLLRSANMIQKDRHSLGDDRLQVHVV; translated from the coding sequence ATGGCATATGCTGCAGTTGTTTCACTCTCACAGACCATAGATATCTTCCTTGATTATCATCAAAATTCCATTTCCCCTCAATTGAAAGACGCAATCACCTCCCTTCATAAACACTCTGTTTTCCTGCAATCGTTTTTCGATGAATTCCCACACAAAACCAACCCCTGGGAAGAAATCATCAACGAGGCGACATACATGGCAGAAAGGATCATCGAGCTTCAATTAACTGATTCATTGCTCGAATCGAGTGCTGGATCGTCGAGATCTAAGCTTGAACAGATGAGACATCAACACCCTTACGGTTTTAATGAGCTGAAAAGAGCAACAGAGCAAATCCAGTCGATCGTTGACGAATTAAAAGGCGAGAGACGCGTGGATGGTCCCGACGACGAGCTAATCGAAATAATTTCTCGACTCCGTGAAGGGTGGACGGAAACGATCGCAATTTACGGAGAGGAAGGCGTGGGGAAAACCACTCTTGCCAGAAGCGCTTACAATGATCCATCAATTGCTGAGCATTTTGACGTCCGCGCTTGGGCCACAGTATCCAGCGAATACGATCGGCCGCGAGTGATTCGAGACCTTCTCCGATCCATGAATGTCGAGAGTTCATCTAATGATGAGGATGAACTGACGCAAACTTTATTGGAGAATGTAAGGGGGAAGAGGTATCTCATTGTGCTTGATGATATTAGGGATTTCAGAGATAGGGCAAAATTAGGGATTTTGCCCAAAGAAGGGAATGGAAGTCGAATATTGTTAACCACGAGATTGTTTATAGGTTCTAAGTTTGTAGATCTTTTTCACAAGATGAGTTTTATGGATGAGGATAATGCTTGGAACCTGCTTGAAGAAAAGATATTCAAAGGGGATCCTTGTCCTTCTCAATTGGTGTCTGCCGGGAAGATGATTGCCAGAAGCTGCAGATGGGTTCCATGGCTTATTGAGGTGGTTTGTGGAGTACTCGCTGCTGCTGACCCAACTGAAGCTGCGTGGGAAGATATTTCAGAAAACATCAGGTTTGCTGCGTTTGACTATGGTAACAGACATTCTCGTATACTATCCCTAGGTTATACATACTTGCCTCATCATTTAAGGCCGTGTTTGTTATACTTGGGAATCTGTCGGAAGATACATGTTTCGAAACTTGTTAAAATATGGGCTGCTGAGGGTTTTCTGAATGAAACTGAATGTAAAAGTGTTGAAGAGACAGGGGAAGAGTATGTGCAGGATCTTGTTCGGAGAAATCTTGTTTCGGTCTGCAGTAGAAAGTCTAATGGCAGAATCAAGAGTATCGAAATAGAAGATTTTTTCATGTTTGATTTGTGCGTAAAGCAAGGCCGTGTAGATAGTTTCAGTTTTCGTGTTGATAGCGGATTTCGCAGTAGTAACTGGCTTAAGGAACTGAAGTCATGCTGCGGTCGTGTGAGTTGCCGTATTGATGAGTTCTATAAATGTCCTAATTTCCTGAAAGGTGCGTATGGCTCTACTATCCGAACTTTGATGTTATACATGTCGAAGAGTCAGCCAGGGTTTAGATTGTCGATGGGAAATGTTAGACTGCTGAGAATACTGGATTTGTCAAATGCTCGCCACTATGATTTGCCAAAGGGAGTATTTGAGCTTTGTCATCTCAGATACCTAGCGTTTTATTGTGGGTTCAGTATTTCGAAAGCCATTTCAAACCTTGTAAATCTTCAAACCTTGATCATTTGTCCAAGGGAAAGTGACAGTATCTTTGCCGAATTTCCAGATGGGATTTGGAGAATGCCACAATTGAGGCATCTCCTCGTATCTTCTTTCAAGTTACCCACTCACAGCTACGTGACTTCTGCTCTGGTGAACCTGCAGACGCTTTCTAGAGTAGTAAATTTCATATGCTCGAGAGAGAACCTCAAAATGGTACCAAATTTGAAAAAGCTGACTCTGTTCTATAGCTGTAGAGACATGGTGGAGGATTATGAGCTCCACAGTCTTATATATCTGCAGAATCTTGAAACTCTCAAGATAGAGATGGATTGGTCTTTTCGAGAACAGCTGAAGAGCATGAGGTGTGCTTTTCCTCCAACATTGCACAAGTTGAGTTTGAGTAGTGTGAGACTTGGCTGGGATGATATGAGAACTGTTGGCTTGTTGCCTAATCTTCAAGTGCTTAAGCTAAGAAAGCACGCTTGCACTGGCGACACGTGGGAAACGAGTGAAGGAGGATTCTCTCAGCTTACCTATCTGCTGATTGACGAATCCAATCTGGAGAATTGGTTAACTCAAACCTCTCATTTCCCAAAACTCAGGTCTTTGTTGTTGCGGTGTTGTTTGCGTTTGTTAGAGGTCCCAAACGATATTGGACAAGTTCCCTCACTCGAATTGATTGAATTGGATGGGCAGAACAACTCTCTATTGCGCTCAGCCAATATGATTCAAAAGGATCGGCATAGTTTGGGAGATGATCGCCTTCAAGTTCATGTTGTTTGA
- the LOC121762010 gene encoding putative late blight resistance protein homolog R1A-10 isoform X1, protein MNCFNGLYAVTPAHSSGAACAGDSFSVVSLSQTIDIFLDYHQNSISPQLKDAITSLHKHSVFLQSFFDEFPHKTNPWEEIINEATYMAERIIELQLTDSLLESSAGSSRSKLEQMRHQHPYGFNELKRATEQIQSIVDELKGERRVDGPDDELIEIISRLREGWTETIAIYGEEGVGKTTLARSAYNDPSIAEHFDVRAWATVSSEYDRPRVIRDLLRSMNVESSSNDEDELTQTLLENVRGKRYLIVLDDIRDFRDRAKLGILPKEGNGSRILLTTRLFIGSKFVDLFHKMSFMDEDNAWNLLEEKIFKGDPCPSQLVSAGKMIARSCRWVPWLIEVVCGVLAAADPTEAAWEDISENIRFAAFDYGNRHSRILSLGYTYLPHHLRPCLLYLGICRKIHVSKLVKIWAAEGFLNETECKSVEETGEEYVQDLVRRNLVSVCSRKSNGRIKSIEIEDFFMFDLCVKQGRVDSFSFRVDSGFRSSNWLKELKSCCGRVSCRIDEFYKCPNFLKGAYGSTIRTLMLYMSKSQPGFRLSMGNVRLLRILDLSNARHYDLPKGVFELCHLRYLAFYCGFSISKAISNLVNLQTLIICPRESDSIFAEFPDGIWRMPQLRHLLVSSFKLPTHSYVTSALVNLQTLSRVVNFICSRENLKMVPNLKKLTLFYSCRDMVEDYELHSLIYLQNLETLKIEMDWSFREQLKSMRCAFPPTLHKLSLSSVRLGWDDMRTVGLLPNLQVLKLRKHACTGDTWETSEGGFSQLTYLLIDESNLENWLTQTSHFPKLRSLLLRCCLRLLEVPNDIGQVPSLELIELDGQNNSLLRSANMIQKDRHSLGDDRLQVHVV, encoded by the coding sequence TTGTTTCACTCTCACAGACCATAGATATCTTCCTTGATTATCATCAAAATTCCATTTCCCCTCAATTGAAAGACGCAATCACCTCCCTTCATAAACACTCTGTTTTCCTGCAATCGTTTTTCGATGAATTCCCACACAAAACCAACCCCTGGGAAGAAATCATCAACGAGGCGACATACATGGCAGAAAGGATCATCGAGCTTCAATTAACTGATTCATTGCTCGAATCGAGTGCTGGATCGTCGAGATCTAAGCTTGAACAGATGAGACATCAACACCCTTACGGTTTTAATGAGCTGAAAAGAGCAACAGAGCAAATCCAGTCGATCGTTGACGAATTAAAAGGCGAGAGACGCGTGGATGGTCCCGACGACGAGCTAATCGAAATAATTTCTCGACTCCGTGAAGGGTGGACGGAAACGATCGCAATTTACGGAGAGGAAGGCGTGGGGAAAACCACTCTTGCCAGAAGCGCTTACAATGATCCATCAATTGCTGAGCATTTTGACGTCCGCGCTTGGGCCACAGTATCCAGCGAATACGATCGGCCGCGAGTGATTCGAGACCTTCTCCGATCCATGAATGTCGAGAGTTCATCTAATGATGAGGATGAACTGACGCAAACTTTATTGGAGAATGTAAGGGGGAAGAGGTATCTCATTGTGCTTGATGATATTAGGGATTTCAGAGATAGGGCAAAATTAGGGATTTTGCCCAAAGAAGGGAATGGAAGTCGAATATTGTTAACCACGAGATTGTTTATAGGTTCTAAGTTTGTAGATCTTTTTCACAAGATGAGTTTTATGGATGAGGATAATGCTTGGAACCTGCTTGAAGAAAAGATATTCAAAGGGGATCCTTGTCCTTCTCAATTGGTGTCTGCCGGGAAGATGATTGCCAGAAGCTGCAGATGGGTTCCATGGCTTATTGAGGTGGTTTGTGGAGTACTCGCTGCTGCTGACCCAACTGAAGCTGCGTGGGAAGATATTTCAGAAAACATCAGGTTTGCTGCGTTTGACTATGGTAACAGACATTCTCGTATACTATCCCTAGGTTATACATACTTGCCTCATCATTTAAGGCCGTGTTTGTTATACTTGGGAATCTGTCGGAAGATACATGTTTCGAAACTTGTTAAAATATGGGCTGCTGAGGGTTTTCTGAATGAAACTGAATGTAAAAGTGTTGAAGAGACAGGGGAAGAGTATGTGCAGGATCTTGTTCGGAGAAATCTTGTTTCGGTCTGCAGTAGAAAGTCTAATGGCAGAATCAAGAGTATCGAAATAGAAGATTTTTTCATGTTTGATTTGTGCGTAAAGCAAGGCCGTGTAGATAGTTTCAGTTTTCGTGTTGATAGCGGATTTCGCAGTAGTAACTGGCTTAAGGAACTGAAGTCATGCTGCGGTCGTGTGAGTTGCCGTATTGATGAGTTCTATAAATGTCCTAATTTCCTGAAAGGTGCGTATGGCTCTACTATCCGAACTTTGATGTTATACATGTCGAAGAGTCAGCCAGGGTTTAGATTGTCGATGGGAAATGTTAGACTGCTGAGAATACTGGATTTGTCAAATGCTCGCCACTATGATTTGCCAAAGGGAGTATTTGAGCTTTGTCATCTCAGATACCTAGCGTTTTATTGTGGGTTCAGTATTTCGAAAGCCATTTCAAACCTTGTAAATCTTCAAACCTTGATCATTTGTCCAAGGGAAAGTGACAGTATCTTTGCCGAATTTCCAGATGGGATTTGGAGAATGCCACAATTGAGGCATCTCCTCGTATCTTCTTTCAAGTTACCCACTCACAGCTACGTGACTTCTGCTCTGGTGAACCTGCAGACGCTTTCTAGAGTAGTAAATTTCATATGCTCGAGAGAGAACCTCAAAATGGTACCAAATTTGAAAAAGCTGACTCTGTTCTATAGCTGTAGAGACATGGTGGAGGATTATGAGCTCCACAGTCTTATATATCTGCAGAATCTTGAAACTCTCAAGATAGAGATGGATTGGTCTTTTCGAGAACAGCTGAAGAGCATGAGGTGTGCTTTTCCTCCAACATTGCACAAGTTGAGTTTGAGTAGTGTGAGACTTGGCTGGGATGATATGAGAACTGTTGGCTTGTTGCCTAATCTTCAAGTGCTTAAGCTAAGAAAGCACGCTTGCACTGGCGACACGTGGGAAACGAGTGAAGGAGGATTCTCTCAGCTTACCTATCTGCTGATTGACGAATCCAATCTGGAGAATTGGTTAACTCAAACCTCTCATTTCCCAAAACTCAGGTCTTTGTTGTTGCGGTGTTGTTTGCGTTTGTTAGAGGTCCCAAACGATATTGGACAAGTTCCCTCACTCGAATTGATTGAATTGGATGGGCAGAACAACTCTCTATTGCGCTCAGCCAATATGATTCAAAAGGATCGGCATAGTTTGGGAGATGATCGCCTTCAAGTTCATGTTGTTTGA